From Anopheles coluzzii chromosome 3, AcolN3, whole genome shotgun sequence, the proteins below share one genomic window:
- the LOC120956472 gene encoding zinc finger protein 263, producing the protein MIDALGSFLIHRHYHRTTDLMTMADGGYDPMGHIQTGRPHAYYLYQAAAAALEQQHQQHQQQQQQQQQQQHQQQQLQDQSGDEQVASRSRPASNDGHENNNNLPAAANNNLFRSEQKKHKRKRLSAVLDKLHNGSGTVVNHNNNNVGEAQNFKVKCTDSRSSAEDSAEDVFPYSASPRISISPLRLSEVDENNPLQQRATHQQHALPQDQQLPSPSQLPRQTKLDASPQQPALPLQPSQIKQEDQQYLYKQLQYFNPLALFNYLPEPTKLLYQEFARQRSHSDSDLQLQQLQQQQQQQQQQQQQQQQQQQTQLNPPKKKKSSHSGRASQRPPTSSSRSSNASSSSGQQDPQEQPLDLSMKSPSLLDSPSLLVTTVIKEEPQLADSPPPDSPLPPVSIGQKLLLKREDMPDIRRSPAFEHLNGHGPPGFNLNVSPVVEEMPPGSDVAYMCPVCGQLFSLQDRLAKHMASRHKSRTGATDITKSYMCEVCQRSFARSDMLTRHMRLHTGVKPYSCKVCGQIFSRSDHLSTHQRTHTGEKPYKCPQCPYAACRRDMITRHMRTHTRYESQRGGGSGGGSSGGSTSPSMDQKPILLPMVGMSTGRTIKKESGFGGVGGGFVLEAKTES; encoded by the coding sequence ATCGATGCCCTTGGTAGTTTCTTGATCCACCGGCACTATCACAGAACGACAGACCTAATGACTATGGCGGATGGCGGTTATGACCCAATGGGGCACATCCAAACGGGTCGTCCACACGCGTACTACCTGTACCAGGCGGCAGCGGCTGCTCTGgaacagcagcatcaacagcaccagcagcagcagcagcaacagcagcagcagcagcatcaacagcagcagctgcaggacCAATCCGGCGATGAGCAGGTTGCTTCACGGTCCCGTCCAGCTTCAAACGATGGCCacgagaacaacaacaacctgcCCGCAGCAGCTAACAACAATCTGTTCCGCTCGGAGCAGAAGAAGCACAAGCGGAAACGACTGTCGGCCGTGCTGGACAAGCTACACAACGGTAGCGGTACGGTGGtgaaccacaacaacaacaacgtcgGAGAGGCGCAAAACTTCAAGGTCAAGTGTACCGATTCGCGCTCGAGCGCGGAAGATTCGGCCGAAGACGTGTTCCCATACTCTGCAAGCCCTCGAATCAGCATCAGCCCACTGCGATTGAGCGAAGTGGACGAGAACAACCCGCTGCAGCAGCGGGCCACTCACCAGCAGCATGCACTACCTCAGGATCAACAACTGCCATCGCCCTCGCAGCTTCCCCGTCAAACCAAGCTGGATGCTTCCCCGCAGCAACCGGCGTTGCCACTGCAGCCGTCACAGATCAAGCAGGAGGATCAGCAGTACCTGTACAAGCAGCTTCAGTACTTCAACCCGCTCGCCCTGTTCAACTATCTCCCGGAACCGACCAAGCTGCTCTACCAAGAGTTTGCGCGTCAGCGTAGCCATTCCGACTCCgatctgcagcttcagcagctccagcagcagcaacaacagcagcagcagcagcagcagcaacaacagcagcagcaacaaactcAGCTGAATCCACCCAAGAAAAAGAAGTCGAGCCATTCGGGGCGAGCATCGCAACGTCCACCGACGTCCAGCAGTCGAAGCAGCAAcgccagcagtagcagtggcCAGCAGGATCCGCAGGAGCAGCCACTGGATTTGTCCATGAAGTCGCCCTCGCTGCTAGACTCGCCTAGTCTACTCGTCACCACTGTGATCAAGGAGGAGCCGCAGTTGGCCGACAGCCCACCGCCAGACTCTCCTCTGCCGCCCGTTTCGATCGGACAGAAGCTGCTCCTGAAGCGGGAAGACATGCCGGACATCCGCCGGTCGCCCGCTTTCGAGCATCTCAACGGCCATGGCCCGCCCGGCTTCAATCTGAACGTTTCGCCCGTGGTGGAAGAAATGCCGCCCGGATCGGACGTTGCCTACATGTGCCCGGTGTGCGGTCAGCTGTTCTCGCTACAGGACCGGCTCGCGAAACACATGGCCTCCCGGCACAAGAGCCGCACCGGGGCAACCGACATCACCAAATCCTACATGTGCGAGGTGTGCCAACGATCGTTCGCCCGATCCGACATGCTGACGCGCCACATGCGTCTGCACACGGGTGTCAAGCCGTACTCGTGCAAAGTGTGTGGCCAAATCTTCTCCCGCTCGGACCATCTCTCCACCCATCAGCGGACGCACACCGGCGAGAAGCCCTACAAGTGTCCACAGTGTCCGTACGCGGCGTGCCGCCGGGACATGATCACGCGTCATATGCGCACGCACACGCGCTACGAATCGCAGCGAGGCGGCGGTAGTGGAGGAGGCTCCAGCGGAGGCAGCACCAGCCCGTCGATGGACCAGAAGCCGATACTGTTGCCGATGGTGGGCATGAGCACGGGCCGTACCATCAAGAAGGAGTCCGGCTTTGGAGGTGTCGGTGGTGGGTTCGTCCTTGAGGCAAAGACTGAATCGTAA